Proteins encoded together in one Oncorhynchus nerka isolate Pitt River linkage group LG19, Oner_Uvic_2.0, whole genome shotgun sequence window:
- the fdxacb1 gene encoding ferredoxin-fold anticodon-binding domain-containing protein 1, which yields MTSSEGGEAVLLVGEGNFSFSAALSRIVATETNDITSGTDDITRETDNIAGGRRLRITATCLQTKEEALRHHGSAHNIHTITHSGGEVLFEVDCTRLSECVCLRGRQFDRVIFNFPHCGRKSGVKKNRLLLKHFFLSCVGVLKEEGEVLVSLCNGQGGTPADRPMREWHNSWQVVAMAAEAGLILNEVRPFDGEKPASYQSTGYRSQDKCFHAEQGVTHVFSRSVACSAPQRKDMQQHVLGGRPLTYHIPAELSHYIHRGFLSNSSHPVRLVQDFLVQALEREWPVSMVTEPLPLLIHSSPQRLNACCPEIQDTHTHCYWLHPSHTHTTSHTPSDDHKHIDTLLADTHITYDSEDEGRERECSNRFKECVGEGEECVGEGEECVGVGGYVLRPSLLPQMEILREEREHREEVLHGVSGLVFQRVHISPWSPHREEVLHGVSGLVFQRVHISPWSPPAFHQLLLWGAWPKASQSIPDLGRSLERLLTPYGLSLAEEQGSLWLAAEPMGRLGRLWADDLTDGVSVCLNLDLLASLVYSLPDWRLLWSPDPRFLNHFRLRPLPEQPFHPFSLFPQSFVYDISFWAGPDWQEAAFHALVREASREMVENVTLIDTYTPNTQTDTHPDVTHTYTPYTQTDTHPDVTHTYTPYTQTDTHPDVTHTYTPYTQTDTHPDVTHTYTPNTQTDTHPDVTHTSYCYRLTYRSHTHALSHTRALKLHTHLQSLLSTRMHLTVR from the exons ATGACGTCATCAGAAGGTGGGGAGGCGGTGCTTCTGGTTGGAGAGGGGAACTTCTCGTTCTCTGCCGCTCTGAGCCGGATCGTCGCCACGGAGACAAATGACATCACCTCGGGGACCGATGACATCACAAGGGAGACCGATAACATAGCCGGTGGGAGGCGTTTGAGGATCACAGCCACCTGTCTCCAGACCAAAGAGGAGGCGCTACGACACCACGGCTCCGCCcacaacatacacacaatcacacactcaG gtggggAGGTGCTGTTTGAGGTGGATTGTACGCgtctgtcagagtgtgtgtgtctgcgtggtCGACAGTTTGACCGCGTCATCTTTAACTTCCCTCACTGCGGTCGGAAGAGTGGCGTGAAGAAGAACAGGCTACTACTCAAACACTTTTTcctcag ctgtgtgggggtgctgaaggaggaaggggaggtgCTTGTGTCTCTGTGCAACGGGCAGGGCGGGACTCCAGCCGACCGGCCAATGAGAGAGTGGCACAACAGCTGGCAGGTGGTCGCCATGGCAGCAGAGGCAGGGCTTATCCTGAACGAGGTCCGCCCCTTCGATGGCGAGAAACCTGCCAGTTACCAATCCACCGGGTACAG gAGCCAGGATAAGTGTTTCCATGCAGAGCAGGGCGTGACTCATGTGTTCAGTCGTAGTGTGGCCTGCAGCGCCCCCCAGAGGAAGGACATGCAACAGCACGTTCTGGGAGGACGACCATTGACCTACCACATACCTGCTGAACTTTCACAttacatacacag gGGTTTTCTCTCGAATTCTAGTCATCCCGTCAGGCTGGTTCAGGACTTTCTGGTTCAGGCCCTGGAGAGGGAATGGCCTGTCTCCATGGTTACAGAGCCCCTCCCCCTGCTCATACACTCCTCACCCCAGAGACTAAATGCATGTTGCCCTGAgatacaagacacacacacacattgctacTGGCTacacccctcccacacacacaccacttcacaCACACCCTCAGATGATCACAAACACATAGACACTCTActggcagacacacacataaCCTACGACTCAGAGgatgagggaagggagagagagtgtagcAACCGTTTTAAGGAGTGTGTAGGTGAGGGAGAGGAGTGTGTAGGTGAGGGAGAGGAGTGTGTAGGTGTTGGGGGATACGTGCTGCGTCCTTCTCTACTGCCTCAGATGGAgatactgagagaggagagagaacacagagaggaggtTCTGCATGGTGTGAGCGGCCTTGTCTTTCAGAGAGTTCACATCAGTCCCTGGTCCCCCCACAGAGAGGAGGTTCTGCATGGTGTGAGCGGCCTAGTCTTTCAGAGAGTTCACATCAGTCCCTGGTCCCCCCCTGCCTTCCACCAGCTCCTCCTCTGGGGAGCATGGCCCAAAGCCTCTCAGTCAATCCCTGACCTGGGGCGGAGTCTGGAGCGTCTGCTGACCCCCTATGGGCTTTCCCTGGCTGAGGAGCAGGGGTCTCTATGGCTGGCAGCCGAGCCAATGGGACGGCTGGGCCGGCTGTGGGCTGATGACCTCACTGATGGCGTCAGTGTGTGTCTGAACCTTGACCTCCTGGCGTCACTGGTCTACTCCCTACCTGACTGGCGCCTGCTCTGGTCACCTGACCCCCGCTTCCTCAACCACTTCCGGCTCCGCCCATTGCCAGAGCAACCGTTCCATCCCTTCTCCCTGTTTCCACAGAGCTTTGTTTATGACATCAGCTTCTGGGCGGGGCCAGACTGGCAGGAGGCAGCGTTTCATGCTCTAGTCAGGGAGGCcagtagagagatggtagagaacgTTACACTCATCGACACCTACACACCCAACACACAGACCGACACACACCCTGACgtaacacacacctacacaccctacacacagacCGACACACACCCTGACgtaacacacacctacacaccctacacacagacCGACACACACCCTGACgtaacacacacctacacaccctacacacagacCGACACACACCCTGACgtaacacacacctacacacccaaCACACAGACCGACACACACCCTGACGTAACACACACCAGCTACTGTTACAGACTCACCTatcgctcacacacacatgccctctcacacacacgcgcgcTCAAACTCCACACACACCTGCAAAGCCTGCTGTCCACACGCATGCATCTCACCGtcaggtag